In one Dermacentor albipictus isolate Rhodes 1998 colony unplaced genomic scaffold, USDA_Dalb.pri_finalv2 scaffold_11, whole genome shotgun sequence genomic region, the following are encoded:
- the LOC135914956 gene encoding uncharacterized protein, translated as MLEIMNVYFSSIGVHLLCELFVRCEAPCTFVFLENWIDVPEAEALMHYCDAHHATTKAYMDELFVTVDSRCVLVDLVRHIAAIDELVLSRCVRCTCRKPHGFAAFFAAVLDRCSLIKTFEMCDFELNKANLRDFSSVLNGSGKMQRPNVMCTAAAWGVQFSLGLFILHKPIPADVHVSSCLPPVDNFGEITKQVGGQETLKKLSLSQVYLSGDATLRLVGTLKVNLTKSFLSLGTERQRGLANLSKQIGDRGHSSRTDFKRFYAADDSLIAYLQNGPKTWQATFETPVPHLWPQFKKPSSRPCGNACLMRLAARMATVIECNLAVLLSVFASCGYQWEAPLALAMETSPSMTLLRDIGREVVRRACRLQIRDGRPRLSRRCAKAGRCSLECRHWQT; from the exons ATGCTCGAGATCATGAACGTGTACTTCTCAAGCATTGGCGTGCACTTGCTGTGCGAGCTGTTCGTCAGGTGTGAGGCCCCGTGCACGTTCGTCTTCCTCGAGAACTGGATCGACGTGCCCGAGGCTGAGGCACTGATGCACTACTGCGACGCGCATCATGCCACGACCAAGGCTTACATGGACGAGCTCTTCGTGACAGTCGACTCCCGCTGCGTGCTGGTCGACCTGGTGAGACACATCGCAGCCATCGACGAGCTCGTGCTAAGCCGCTGTGTGCGTTGCACGTGCCGGAAGCCGCACGGATTCGCAGCGTTCTTCGCCGCCGTCCTCGATCGGTGCTCACTGATCAAGACGTTCGAGATGTGCGACTTCGAATTGAACAAGGCGAATCTCCGGGACTTCTCCAGCGTGCTGAATGGCAGCGGCAAAATGCAGAGGCCTAATGTCATGTGCACTGCCGCCGCATGGGGTGTCCAGTTTTCACTCGGCCTTTTTATTTTGCACAAACCAATACCCGCCGATGTTCACGTCAGCAGCTGTCTGCCTCCCGTTGACAACTTCGGTGAAATCACGAAACAGGTCGGGGGTCAGGAGACGCTGAAAAAGCTGTCACTGAGCCAGGTGTATCTCAGCGGCGACGCCACCTTGCGACTCGTAGGAACTCTGAAGGTCAACTTGACGAAGAGTTTCCTGAGCCTTGGCACGGAAAGACAGCGGGGTCTGGCGAATTTATCGAAGCAAATCGGTGACAGAGGCCACAGTAGCAGGACAGATTTCAAAAGATTTTACGCTGCCGATGACAGCCTGATTGCCTACCTCCAGAATGGCCCCAAGACCTGGCAAGCGACATTCGAAACGCCCGTTCCACATTTATGGCCTCAGTTCAAGAAACCCTCCAGCCGACCATGTGGAAACGCCTGCCTCATGCGTCTTGCGGCCCGGATGGCCACAGTCATCGAATGCAACTTGGCCGTTCTGCTGTCCGTGTTCGCCAGCTGTGGCTACCAGTGGGAAGCACCACTGGCCCTCGCCATGGAGACGTCGCCTTCTATGACGCTGCTCAGAGACATCG GCCGCGAAGTGGTTCGTCGTGCCTGCCGTCTGCAAATTCGAGACGGTCGGCCCCGGCTTTCTAGGAGGTGCGCGAAAGCCGGGCGCTGCTCACTCGAGTGTCGGCACTGGCAGACCTGA